In a genomic window of Branchiostoma lanceolatum isolate klBraLanc5 chromosome 12, klBraLanc5.hap2, whole genome shotgun sequence:
- the LOC136446078 gene encoding stAR-related lipid transfer protein 3-like isoform X2, producing the protein MNSTVVMSINTSPDDMDRHNARQVEAQQAANVLYNGGPPVYNHNHNYADSLERTTTSSMQNSMVSNDPDFDRGKISTVRRTFCLFLVFDFGLVVLIWLIFAIGNKKGGFPELERQVKKYTLKDSLFDIVLVSAARVTFMLLAYALFRLRHWWMIAFCTLGSCVFLIYKVVVYDFSGSTHPMDYIVLLSSFILAWIETWFLDFKVLPQERKLEQRARARLQHSQGPNERTPLLGDQPRRGSITDVGSFYSPLSTPEISDDEDAVVRSSRRGRSSSSNQATPSPTMDREYKRLGKEAFDICWQLLNTDDWYKEKEKENGDVVFSRKDPKFGKIFKGQGIMDISAEALRADVFEKVEEAVSWNDTQDECKILRVIDHQTRVTYDKATEAMGGAVASRDFVNVRHIQKKGKYYISAGKTTTHPAAPPRKDTIRGENKPGCYAMMMIDNEPNKCLFIWIVNVDLKGWIPQYLIDQAMAGKILDFLNSLRKHIEDMRQV; encoded by the exons ATGAACTCAACAGTCGTCATGTCCATCAATACG agCCCCGATGACATGGATCGTCACAATGCTCGTCAGGTAGAAGCCCAACAGGCTGCCAATGTTCTGTACAACGGTGGGCCTCCCGTGTACAACCACAACCACAACTACGCTGACTCCTTGGAAAGGACTACTACTAGCTCCATGCAGAATAGCATGGTTTCAAACGATCCCGACTTCGACCGCGGGAAGATATCCACGGTTCGGAGGACGTTTTGTCTGTTCCTGGTCTTCGACTTTGGACTGGTTGTGCTGATATGGCTCATTTTTGCTATAGGGAAT AAAAAAGGGGGGTTTCCTGAGCTCGAGAGACAAGTCAAGAAGTACACACTGAAGGACTCTCTATTTGACATTGTG CTTGTGTCTGCAGCCAGAGTGACTTTCATGCTGCTAGCCTACGCTCTCTTCAGACTGAGACATTGGTGGATGATAGCG TTCTGCACACTGGGCTCCTGTGTATTCCTGATCTACAAAGTAGTAGTTTATGAT TTTTCTGGAAGTACGCATCCTATGGACTACATAGTCCTGTTGTCTTCCTTCATCTTGGCGTGGATTGAGACATGGTTCTTAGACTTCAAGGTGCTGCCACAGGAGAGAAAACTTGAACAAC GAGCCAGAGCTAGACTTCAACACAGCCAAGGTCCGAATGAGCGGACACCGTTGCTAGGTGACCAGCCAAGGAGAGGCAGTATTACAGATGTAGGATCCTTCTATTCTCCTTTAAGTACCCCAG AGATCAGCGATGACGAGGATGCAGTTGTCCGTAGCTCCAGAAGGGGGCGCTCCTCCTCCTCTAACCAAGCCACGCCCTCTCCAACAATG GATCGCGAGTACAAAAGGCTGGGAAAAGAAGCCTTTGACATCTGCTGGCAGCTTCTAAACACGGATGACTGGTAcaaggagaaggagaaagaaaacGGAGACGTTGTCTTCTCAAGGAAGGACCCAAAATTTGGCAAAATATTTAAAGGACAG GGTATAATGGATATCAGCGCAGAAGCACTTCGTGCTGACGTGTTTGAAAAAGTAGAGGAAGCTGTCAGTTGGAATGACACGCAAGACGAATGTAAG ATCCTTCGAGTTATTGACCACCAAACGAGGGTTACATATGACAAGGCTACGGAAGCGATGGGTGGTGCTGTAGCTAGCAG GGATTTTGTCAATGTTCGCCATATTCAGAAGAAGGGGAAGTACTACATATCTGcagggaaaacaacaacacacccAGCCGCTCCGCCAAGGAAAGACACTATCAG AGGAGAAAACAAGCCAGGATGCTAtgccatgatgatgatagacAACGAGCCCAATAAATGCCTCTTCATATGGATTGTCAATGTAGACTTGAAG
- the LOC136446078 gene encoding stAR-related lipid transfer protein 3-like isoform X1 has translation MPLLNFSWIPSNIKSWFSRTRNLVTNASPDDMDRHNARQVEAQQAANVLYNGGPPVYNHNHNYADSLERTTTSSMQNSMVSNDPDFDRGKISTVRRTFCLFLVFDFGLVVLIWLIFAIGNKKGGFPELERQVKKYTLKDSLFDIVLVSAARVTFMLLAYALFRLRHWWMIAFCTLGSCVFLIYKVVVYDFSGSTHPMDYIVLLSSFILAWIETWFLDFKVLPQERKLEQRARARLQHSQGPNERTPLLGDQPRRGSITDVGSFYSPLSTPEISDDEDAVVRSSRRGRSSSSNQATPSPTMDREYKRLGKEAFDICWQLLNTDDWYKEKEKENGDVVFSRKDPKFGKIFKGQGIMDISAEALRADVFEKVEEAVSWNDTQDECKILRVIDHQTRVTYDKATEAMGGAVASRDFVNVRHIQKKGKYYISAGKTTTHPAAPPRKDTIRGENKPGCYAMMMIDNEPNKCLFIWIVNVDLKGWIPQYLIDQAMAGKILDFLNSLRKHIEDMRQV, from the exons ATGCCACTTCTAAATTTCAGCTGGATTCCTTCAAATATCAAGTCCTGGTTTTCGCGCACTAGGAACTTGGTAACCAATGCG agCCCCGATGACATGGATCGTCACAATGCTCGTCAGGTAGAAGCCCAACAGGCTGCCAATGTTCTGTACAACGGTGGGCCTCCCGTGTACAACCACAACCACAACTACGCTGACTCCTTGGAAAGGACTACTACTAGCTCCATGCAGAATAGCATGGTTTCAAACGATCCCGACTTCGACCGCGGGAAGATATCCACGGTTCGGAGGACGTTTTGTCTGTTCCTGGTCTTCGACTTTGGACTGGTTGTGCTGATATGGCTCATTTTTGCTATAGGGAAT AAAAAAGGGGGGTTTCCTGAGCTCGAGAGACAAGTCAAGAAGTACACACTGAAGGACTCTCTATTTGACATTGTG CTTGTGTCTGCAGCCAGAGTGACTTTCATGCTGCTAGCCTACGCTCTCTTCAGACTGAGACATTGGTGGATGATAGCG TTCTGCACACTGGGCTCCTGTGTATTCCTGATCTACAAAGTAGTAGTTTATGAT TTTTCTGGAAGTACGCATCCTATGGACTACATAGTCCTGTTGTCTTCCTTCATCTTGGCGTGGATTGAGACATGGTTCTTAGACTTCAAGGTGCTGCCACAGGAGAGAAAACTTGAACAAC GAGCCAGAGCTAGACTTCAACACAGCCAAGGTCCGAATGAGCGGACACCGTTGCTAGGTGACCAGCCAAGGAGAGGCAGTATTACAGATGTAGGATCCTTCTATTCTCCTTTAAGTACCCCAG AGATCAGCGATGACGAGGATGCAGTTGTCCGTAGCTCCAGAAGGGGGCGCTCCTCCTCCTCTAACCAAGCCACGCCCTCTCCAACAATG GATCGCGAGTACAAAAGGCTGGGAAAAGAAGCCTTTGACATCTGCTGGCAGCTTCTAAACACGGATGACTGGTAcaaggagaaggagaaagaaaacGGAGACGTTGTCTTCTCAAGGAAGGACCCAAAATTTGGCAAAATATTTAAAGGACAG GGTATAATGGATATCAGCGCAGAAGCACTTCGTGCTGACGTGTTTGAAAAAGTAGAGGAAGCTGTCAGTTGGAATGACACGCAAGACGAATGTAAG ATCCTTCGAGTTATTGACCACCAAACGAGGGTTACATATGACAAGGCTACGGAAGCGATGGGTGGTGCTGTAGCTAGCAG GGATTTTGTCAATGTTCGCCATATTCAGAAGAAGGGGAAGTACTACATATCTGcagggaaaacaacaacacacccAGCCGCTCCGCCAAGGAAAGACACTATCAG AGGAGAAAACAAGCCAGGATGCTAtgccatgatgatgatagacAACGAGCCCAATAAATGCCTCTTCATATGGATTGTCAATGTAGACTTGAAG
- the LOC136446078 gene encoding stAR-related lipid transfer protein 3-like isoform X3 — protein sequence MDRHNARQVEAQQAANVLYNGGPPVYNHNHNYADSLERTTTSSMQNSMVSNDPDFDRGKISTVRRTFCLFLVFDFGLVVLIWLIFAIGNKKGGFPELERQVKKYTLKDSLFDIVLVSAARVTFMLLAYALFRLRHWWMIAFCTLGSCVFLIYKVVVYDFSGSTHPMDYIVLLSSFILAWIETWFLDFKVLPQERKLEQRARARLQHSQGPNERTPLLGDQPRRGSITDVGSFYSPLSTPEISDDEDAVVRSSRRGRSSSSNQATPSPTMDREYKRLGKEAFDICWQLLNTDDWYKEKEKENGDVVFSRKDPKFGKIFKGQGIMDISAEALRADVFEKVEEAVSWNDTQDECKILRVIDHQTRVTYDKATEAMGGAVASRDFVNVRHIQKKGKYYISAGKTTTHPAAPPRKDTIRGENKPGCYAMMMIDNEPNKCLFIWIVNVDLKGWIPQYLIDQAMAGKILDFLNSLRKHIEDMRQV from the exons ATGGATCGTCACAATGCTCGTCAGGTAGAAGCCCAACAGGCTGCCAATGTTCTGTACAACGGTGGGCCTCCCGTGTACAACCACAACCACAACTACGCTGACTCCTTGGAAAGGACTACTACTAGCTCCATGCAGAATAGCATGGTTTCAAACGATCCCGACTTCGACCGCGGGAAGATATCCACGGTTCGGAGGACGTTTTGTCTGTTCCTGGTCTTCGACTTTGGACTGGTTGTGCTGATATGGCTCATTTTTGCTATAGGGAAT AAAAAAGGGGGGTTTCCTGAGCTCGAGAGACAAGTCAAGAAGTACACACTGAAGGACTCTCTATTTGACATTGTG CTTGTGTCTGCAGCCAGAGTGACTTTCATGCTGCTAGCCTACGCTCTCTTCAGACTGAGACATTGGTGGATGATAGCG TTCTGCACACTGGGCTCCTGTGTATTCCTGATCTACAAAGTAGTAGTTTATGAT TTTTCTGGAAGTACGCATCCTATGGACTACATAGTCCTGTTGTCTTCCTTCATCTTGGCGTGGATTGAGACATGGTTCTTAGACTTCAAGGTGCTGCCACAGGAGAGAAAACTTGAACAAC GAGCCAGAGCTAGACTTCAACACAGCCAAGGTCCGAATGAGCGGACACCGTTGCTAGGTGACCAGCCAAGGAGAGGCAGTATTACAGATGTAGGATCCTTCTATTCTCCTTTAAGTACCCCAG AGATCAGCGATGACGAGGATGCAGTTGTCCGTAGCTCCAGAAGGGGGCGCTCCTCCTCCTCTAACCAAGCCACGCCCTCTCCAACAATG GATCGCGAGTACAAAAGGCTGGGAAAAGAAGCCTTTGACATCTGCTGGCAGCTTCTAAACACGGATGACTGGTAcaaggagaaggagaaagaaaacGGAGACGTTGTCTTCTCAAGGAAGGACCCAAAATTTGGCAAAATATTTAAAGGACAG GGTATAATGGATATCAGCGCAGAAGCACTTCGTGCTGACGTGTTTGAAAAAGTAGAGGAAGCTGTCAGTTGGAATGACACGCAAGACGAATGTAAG ATCCTTCGAGTTATTGACCACCAAACGAGGGTTACATATGACAAGGCTACGGAAGCGATGGGTGGTGCTGTAGCTAGCAG GGATTTTGTCAATGTTCGCCATATTCAGAAGAAGGGGAAGTACTACATATCTGcagggaaaacaacaacacacccAGCCGCTCCGCCAAGGAAAGACACTATCAG AGGAGAAAACAAGCCAGGATGCTAtgccatgatgatgatagacAACGAGCCCAATAAATGCCTCTTCATATGGATTGTCAATGTAGACTTGAAG